One window from the genome of Bacteroidia bacterium encodes:
- a CDS encoding biopolymer transporter ExbD, producing MPKIKVPRSSPSLDMTPMVDLAFLLVTFFMLTTKFRPDEPVVVDMPSSVSETKLPTNIMTVTVDSAGRVFYDIDGQDVRKNLLQKMGDKYKVSFTPTEIERFAVMTTFGMPIAQLKGYIDESEDKRKTFNSQTKGIPTDSLKNELADWINFGRYAAADDYQAKKQAGKPVKDLRFAIKGDGQANYKIVKKVIDIFQDEKVNRFNLVTNLKKQ from the coding sequence ATGCCTAAAATAAAAGTACCGAGGTCAAGCCCTTCGCTAGATATGACTCCTATGGTGGATTTGGCGTTCTTGCTGGTAACTTTCTTCATGCTTACTACTAAATTTCGTCCGGACGAGCCGGTGGTAGTAGATATGCCTTCTTCCGTTTCAGAAACTAAACTTCCTACTAATATTATGACTGTTACAGTAGACAGTGCAGGAAGAGTTTTTTATGATATCGACGGACAAGATGTGCGTAAAAACTTATTGCAGAAAATGGGTGATAAATATAAAGTTTCATTTACACCCACAGAAATTGAACGGTTTGCCGTTATGACCACTTTTGGAATGCCCATTGCTCAGTTGAAAGGTTATATTGATGAATCGGAAGATAAACGCAAAACATTTAACAGTCAAACCAAAGGAATTCCAACCGACTCGTTGAAAAACGAATTAGCCGATTGGATTAATTTTGGTCGTTATGCCGCCGCAGATGATTATCAAGCGAAAAAACAAGCAGGAAAACCTGTAAAAGACTTACGGTTCGCTATTAAAGGCGACGGGCAAGCCAATTACAAAATTGTGAAAAAAGTAATCGATATTTTTCAAGATGAGAAAGTAAACCGATTTAATTTGGTTACCAATCTTAAAAAGCAATAA